The proteins below are encoded in one region of Ciconia boyciana chromosome 19, ASM3463844v1, whole genome shotgun sequence:
- the VWA1 gene encoding von Willebrand factor A domain-containing protein 1 isoform X1 codes for MKKQSDLKSRAFGFKVVCPGPDFAMLAETVLSLGLWLQFAVGQNTPERGPQPSISNSEGDLLFLLDSSGSVSYYEFSRVKEFMWDLVQPFSFGPKDVQTSIIHISTTPTMEFPFDRYLSSGTLQQAIRDTRQLMGDTNTGKALSYAKEKFFSAEAGARPDVPKVLVWVTDGFSTDDISEPMQLLKDMGVTVFIVSTGRGNYLELSAAASQPPEKHLHFVDVDDLPIITKELRDAILDVIQANRLHAVDITSSSFRLMWPKLLSQETGYYTLEYAPIDDLARKRTKQVSGAHTSLMLSNLAPETTYEVALIPESNVHYFSPQTTRVTTLAEEISPAQVLISESGPHSFHVSWAPTLDSVIGYQILYGPLPGNSVKLLEVDGKHNGTLVENLAPNTTYLVTVTAIYKSGKEKSLSAKACTQEEGSKVRHLRFEDMGPNTLKASWDSADGKVLGYRVRCRRQTGPSSVISVSPQIHSVLLTDLASGTTNKVCVKPMYKNQPGKGLCRMVRMQPATEAQGYKHRQRA; via the exons ATGAAGAAGCAGTCGGATCTCAAG AGCCGAGCTTTTGGATTTAAGGTAGTTTGCCCAGGACCAGACTTTGCTATGTTGGCCGAGACAGTGCTTTCTCTTGGTCTGTGGCTGCAGTTTGCTGTGGGACAGAACACACCTGAGAGAG GTCCCCAGCCGTCTATTTCCAATTCAGAGGGGGACCTCCTCTTCTTGCTGGACAGCTCTGGCAGCGTCTCCTACTATGAGTTTTCCAGGGTCAAGGAATTCATGTGGGACCTTGTGCAACCTTTCAGCTTTGGCCCCAAAGACGTCCAGACCAGCATCATCCACATCAGCACTACGCCCACCATGGAGTTCCCTTTTGACCGGTACCTGTCTAGTGGGACTCTGCAGCAAGCCATCCGGGACACTCGACAGCTCATGGGCGACACTAACACAGGCAAAGCGCTCTCCTACGCCAAGGAGAAGTTCTTCAGTGCTGAAGCTGGTGCCCGGCCAGATGTGCCCAAGGTACTGGTTTGGGTGACAGACGGTTTCTCCACTGATGACATCTCTGAACCCATGCAGCTCCTGAAGGACATGGGAGTAACAGTCTTCATTGTCAGCACTGGACGGGGGAATTACCTGGaactctctgctgctgccagccagcctCCTGAGAAGCACCTGCACTTTGTGGATGTTGATGACCTACCCATCATCACAAAGGAGCTTCGAGATGCTATCCTAG ATGTTATCCAAGCAAATCGGCTCCATGCAGTAGATATCACCTCAAGCAGCTTCCGTCTGATGTGGCCCAAGCTCCTCTCCCAAGAAACTGGCTACTACACCCTAGAGTATGCCCCAATAGATGATCTAGCAAGGAAGAGGACAAAGCAAGTGTCTGGGGCTCACACCAGCCTCATGTTAAGCAACCTTGCACCAGAAACTACTTACGAGGTGGCACTCATTCCCGAATCCAACGTCCACTACTTCTCTCCCCAGACGACAAGGGTTACTACACTGGCAG AGGAAATAAGCCCAGCTCAGGTTCTCATCTCAGAGTCTGGGCCACACAGCTTCCACGTTAGTTGGGCTCCTACGCTGGACAGTGTGATCGGCTATCAGATCCTGTATGGACCGCTGCCTGGGAACTCGGtgaagctgctggaggtggaTGGCAAGCACAATGGCACTTTGGTGGAGAATCTGGCACCCAACACAACCTACCTAGTGACAGTGACCGCAATCTACAAGTCGGGCAAGGAGAAATCCCTGTCAGCTAAAGCGTGCACTCAGGAAG AGGGCTCCAAAGTGAGGCACCTTCGCTTTGAAGACATGGGCCCCAACACCCTGAAAGCCTCCTGGGACTCTGCCGATGGGAAAGTCCTTGGTTACAGAGTCAGATGCCGGCGGCAAACTGGCCCTTCATCTGTCATCAGCGTTTCGCCACAGATCCACAGCGTGCTCCTCACGGACCTGGCTTCGGGCACCACTAACAAAGTGTGTGTGAAGCCCATGTACAAGAACCAGCCAGGCAAAGGGCTATGCCGCATGGTGCGCATGCAGCCAG CTACAGAGGCCCAAGGATATAAGCACAGACAGAGAGCATGA
- the VWA1 gene encoding von Willebrand factor A domain-containing protein 1 isoform X2 → MKKQSDLKSRAFGFKVVCPGPDFAMLAETVLSLGLWLQFAVGQNTPERGPQPSISNSEGDLLFLLDSSGSVSYYEFSRVKEFMWDLVQPFSFGPKDVQTSIIHISTTPTMEFPFDRYLSSGTLQQAIRDTRQLMGDTNTGKALSYAKEKFFSAEAGARPDVPKVLVWVTDGFSTDDISEPMQLLKDMGVTVFIVSTGRGNYLELSAAASQPPEKHLHFVDVDDLPIITKELRDAILDVIQANRLHAVDITSSSFRLMWPKLLSQETGYYTLEYAPIDDLARKRTKQVSGAHTSLMLSNLAPETTYEVALIPESNVHYFSPQTTRVTTLAEEISPAQVLISESGPHSFHVSWAPTLDSVIGYQILYGPLPGNSVKLLEVDGKHNGTLVENLAPNTTYLVTVTAIYKSGKEKSLSAKACTQEEGSKVRHLRFEDMGPNTLKASWDSADGKVLGYRVRCRRQTGPSSVISVSPQIHSVLLTDLASGTTNKVCVKPMYKNQPGKGLCRMVRMQPEAQGYKHRQRA, encoded by the exons ATGAAGAAGCAGTCGGATCTCAAG AGCCGAGCTTTTGGATTTAAGGTAGTTTGCCCAGGACCAGACTTTGCTATGTTGGCCGAGACAGTGCTTTCTCTTGGTCTGTGGCTGCAGTTTGCTGTGGGACAGAACACACCTGAGAGAG GTCCCCAGCCGTCTATTTCCAATTCAGAGGGGGACCTCCTCTTCTTGCTGGACAGCTCTGGCAGCGTCTCCTACTATGAGTTTTCCAGGGTCAAGGAATTCATGTGGGACCTTGTGCAACCTTTCAGCTTTGGCCCCAAAGACGTCCAGACCAGCATCATCCACATCAGCACTACGCCCACCATGGAGTTCCCTTTTGACCGGTACCTGTCTAGTGGGACTCTGCAGCAAGCCATCCGGGACACTCGACAGCTCATGGGCGACACTAACACAGGCAAAGCGCTCTCCTACGCCAAGGAGAAGTTCTTCAGTGCTGAAGCTGGTGCCCGGCCAGATGTGCCCAAGGTACTGGTTTGGGTGACAGACGGTTTCTCCACTGATGACATCTCTGAACCCATGCAGCTCCTGAAGGACATGGGAGTAACAGTCTTCATTGTCAGCACTGGACGGGGGAATTACCTGGaactctctgctgctgccagccagcctCCTGAGAAGCACCTGCACTTTGTGGATGTTGATGACCTACCCATCATCACAAAGGAGCTTCGAGATGCTATCCTAG ATGTTATCCAAGCAAATCGGCTCCATGCAGTAGATATCACCTCAAGCAGCTTCCGTCTGATGTGGCCCAAGCTCCTCTCCCAAGAAACTGGCTACTACACCCTAGAGTATGCCCCAATAGATGATCTAGCAAGGAAGAGGACAAAGCAAGTGTCTGGGGCTCACACCAGCCTCATGTTAAGCAACCTTGCACCAGAAACTACTTACGAGGTGGCACTCATTCCCGAATCCAACGTCCACTACTTCTCTCCCCAGACGACAAGGGTTACTACACTGGCAG AGGAAATAAGCCCAGCTCAGGTTCTCATCTCAGAGTCTGGGCCACACAGCTTCCACGTTAGTTGGGCTCCTACGCTGGACAGTGTGATCGGCTATCAGATCCTGTATGGACCGCTGCCTGGGAACTCGGtgaagctgctggaggtggaTGGCAAGCACAATGGCACTTTGGTGGAGAATCTGGCACCCAACACAACCTACCTAGTGACAGTGACCGCAATCTACAAGTCGGGCAAGGAGAAATCCCTGTCAGCTAAAGCGTGCACTCAGGAAG AGGGCTCCAAAGTGAGGCACCTTCGCTTTGAAGACATGGGCCCCAACACCCTGAAAGCCTCCTGGGACTCTGCCGATGGGAAAGTCCTTGGTTACAGAGTCAGATGCCGGCGGCAAACTGGCCCTTCATCTGTCATCAGCGTTTCGCCACAGATCCACAGCGTGCTCCTCACGGACCTGGCTTCGGGCACCACTAACAAAGTGTGTGTGAAGCCCATGTACAAGAACCAGCCAGGCAAAGGGCTATGCCGCATGGTGCGCATGCAGCCAG AGGCCCAAGGATATAAGCACAGACAGAGAGCATGA